CCCTGGTGGGCCTCAATCTACCCGGGTAAACCGGCAAACGACCCGAAGACCCGGATGGTTGTCCTCCAGCGACACTTCGATGTCGTGGATCTTGGCCGCGGCGGCGACCAGGCTCAGGCCCAGCCCGTTACCCGAGGTCGTGCGGCTTCGCTCGCAACGGTAGAAGCGCTTGAACACCTCCGAGCGTTCCCCTTCCGGGACACCCGGGCCGTTGTCGGCGACGATCAGGCGCGGTCCGCCGTCACTATCGTCCAGGGCGACGTCGATGCGACCGCCACCCGGGGTGTACTTGATCGCGTTGTCCAGCAGGTTTGCGATCGCCTGGAACAGCAGGTCCCGGTCACCCGTGACGCGCGTATCCGGCACAGTATCCACCATCAGGGTCTGACCCTTTTCCTCGGCCAGAGGCTCGTACAGCTCGACCACGTCCCTTGCCAGCCGGTCGAGGTCAAGCTCGGTAAAGTTCGCGCGCTGCGCCGAGGACTCGATCCTGGCGATACGCATCAGGGAATTGAAGGTGGACAGGATCCCGTCGGCCTCTTCCAGCGCCTGCTCGGCCCGATCGCGCCAGCGGATGTCCAGCGGGGACCCCGCGAGCAGGTCCTGAAGATCGTTCCGCAGGCGCGCGAGCGGCGTGCGCAGATCGTGGGAGATGTTGTCCGAGACCCGTGCGACGTCTTCCATCAGCGTCTGGATGCGGGACAGCATGGCATTCAGATTGTCCGCCAGGACATCGAAATCATCCCCGGTGCCGCGCGTCGGGATGCGTCTGGACAGGTCCCCGCTCATGATCTCGCGACTCGCGGCGTTGATCGTTTCCAGGCGGCGGATAGTGCTGCGGCTGATCATGGCCCCGCCGGCCACGGCCAGGACCACCGTGACCAGAAGCCCCCAGACCAGGGCGCGGACGATCGTGCGTCTGGTGTCCTCGAGCTCATGGATGTCCCGACCCACGAGGAGCCTGAAACCGCCTTGCAGGCGGAAGCTCCTGGCGCGGGCTCGGTGTTTCTCCCCGGCCTCCCCGCCCGCCCCCTCGATCTGAAAGTCGATCCATCCCCGGTCGTCCTCCGCGATGTCAGGCCAACGGTCGAGGTTCCCCGCCAGCGGTGCGTACGTGGACGTGGCCAGCAGGCAGACCGAGAGGCCCACCGGACGGCGCGATACGCGTTCTTTGATTGAGTCGAGCAGGCCCGGCAGTCCGTCCAGTTCGTAGCGCTCGGCCAGCCCCGCGATCTCCGCCTCGATGGTCGCATCGGTCTGTTCGGCCATGTAGGTGGACGTGGACCAGTAGATGAAACCGAGCAGGATCAGCACCGAGGCGCTGAACAGGAGCATGTAGACCAGCGCCAGTCGAAAGGAGGAACTGCGCAGCAACCGGCCGCTCAAGGGGAAGGGTCCTTCAGACAGTAACCCGCACCCCGCACGGTGTGGAGCAACGGTAGATCGAAACCCTTGTCGATCTTGCCCCGCAACCGACTCACGTGGACATCGATCACGTTGGTCTGAGGATCGAAGTGGTAGTCCCAGACGTTCTCGAGCAGCATGGAACGTGTC
The DNA window shown above is from Gammaproteobacteria bacterium and carries:
- a CDS encoding HAMP domain-containing protein; the encoded protein is MSGRLLRSSSFRLALVYMLLFSASVLILLGFIYWSTSTYMAEQTDATIEAEIAGLAERYELDGLPGLLDSIKERVSRRPVGLSVCLLATSTYAPLAGNLDRWPDIAEDDRGWIDFQIEGAGGEAGEKHRARARSFRLQGGFRLLVGRDIHELEDTRRTIVRALVWGLLVTVVLAVAGGAMISRSTIRRLETINAASREIMSGDLSRRIPTRGTGDDFDVLADNLNAMLSRIQTLMEDVARVSDNISHDLRTPLARLRNDLQDLLAGSPLDIRWRDRAEQALEEADGILSTFNSLMRIARIESSAQRANFTELDLDRLARDVVELYEPLAEEKGQTLMVDTVPDTRVTGDRDLLFQAIANLLDNAIKYTPGGGRIDVALDDSDGGPRLIVADNGPGVPEGERSEVFKRFYRCERSRTTSGNGLGLSLVAAAAKIHDIEVSLEDNHPGLRVVCRFTRVD